In the Oxobacter pfennigii genome, one interval contains:
- a CDS encoding DnaD domain protein, with amino-acid sequence MDIYIRQFHIAAIIAFCIVKIREGTWYLKMANYIFTAQMRQSGVTPIPNIFIDEYMANADGNFVKVYLCGFIEAINGNKVSGDFISQKLELLESDIIKAWEYWESKGLVNIKKSSGELQIEFLNIYDVFYSNKSSVSMAATYSPEDIRSRMDNAKIKDMFQNIEKSLGRTMSAKEISMYLSWLDDYSFSPEVITLLIEYCKSKKKVDSRYFEKVAIAWHDANIASVEDAQKYITQHEEKYNKYRLILDFLGLKEHDLMKPQEEFLDKWFSNWNFSLELVLEACKICSLRINEPNFSYIDGILSNWSKQGIKTLREVETADSKKKSKNMKFKAPVNTFNSYDQRSYDIKELEKKLLGIEEVTPDE; translated from the coding sequence TTGGATATATATATAAGGCAATTTCACATTGCTGCAATCATTGCTTTTTGCATTGTAAAAATCAGAGAGGGAACGTGGTACTTAAAAATGGCAAACTACATATTTACTGCACAGATGAGACAATCAGGGGTAACTCCTATACCCAATATTTTTATCGATGAATATATGGCAAATGCCGACGGCAACTTCGTAAAGGTGTATCTTTGCGGATTTATTGAAGCAATAAACGGAAATAAGGTATCCGGCGACTTCATATCCCAAAAGCTTGAGCTTTTGGAAAGCGATATAATTAAGGCCTGGGAATACTGGGAATCAAAGGGCCTGGTTAATATCAAAAAATCCTCCGGGGAATTACAGATTGAGTTTTTAAATATTTATGACGTATTCTATAGCAATAAATCATCCGTAAGTATGGCAGCAACTTATTCACCCGAGGACATACGTTCAAGAATGGACAATGCAAAAATAAAGGATATGTTTCAAAATATTGAAAAGTCCTTAGGGCGCACCATGTCTGCCAAGGAAATTTCCATGTATTTGAGCTGGCTGGATGATTATTCATTTTCTCCCGAGGTGATAACGCTCTTAATTGAATACTGCAAATCCAAAAAGAAAGTGGATTCCAGGTATTTTGAGAAAGTGGCCATAGCCTGGCACGATGCCAATATAGCATCTGTTGAAGACGCCCAAAAATACATAACTCAGCACGAAGAAAAATATAATAAGTACCGCCTGATTTTAGACTTTTTAGGCCTCAAGGAGCACGATTTGATGAAGCCCCAGGAAGAATTCTTAGATAAATGGTTCAGCAACTGGAACTTCAGCCTAGAGCTGGTTTTGGAGGCCTGCAAAATTTGCTCATTGAGAATAAATGAGCCTAATTTCAGCTATATAGACGGTATACTTTCCAACTGGTCAAAGCAGGGAATAAAGACCTTAAGAGAGGTTGAGACTGCGGATTCCAAGAAGAAGTCCAAAAACATGAAGTTCAAAGCTCCTGTAAATACCTTTAACAGCTACGATCAGCGCTCATATGATATAAAGGAATTGGAAAAGAAACTCTTGGGCATAGAAGAGGTGACGCCTGATGAATAA
- a CDS encoding adenylosuccinate synthase translates to MSGTVVIGAQWGDEGKGKITDYLAEHAQVVVRYQGGNNAGHTVETGGRQYKLHLIPSGVLYPETLNIIGDGVIIDPQALFEEIEYLENLGVKVDNLCISDRAHIIMPYHKVLDGLAEEGRGDSDIGTTKKGIGPCYTDKFERTGIRVCDFLNKDTFVKLAGDNIDFKNAIITKIYNEKALNKQQIIDEYLIFADRMRPYVKDTTDVLHNEIKKGSKVLFEGAQGTLLDIDYGTYPYVTSSHPISGGVCVGAGVGPKAIDKVVGVCKAYTTRVGKGPFPTELFDEIGDGIREKGKEYGTTTGRARRCGWLDLVILKYATRLSSITDIAVTKIDTLAGLKKIKVCVGYELDGKVIDYFPASLEILAKCKPVYEEFDGWDESIENARSYDDLPENAKKYLKRIEEFAETKISIVSVGPGRDHTITV, encoded by the coding sequence ATGTCAGGAACAGTAGTTATAGGTGCTCAATGGGGCGATGAAGGAAAGGGAAAAATAACGGATTATCTTGCAGAGCATGCACAGGTGGTTGTAAGATACCAGGGCGGTAATAACGCCGGCCATACGGTGGAAACGGGGGGAAGGCAGTATAAGCTTCACCTTATACCATCGGGAGTATTGTACCCTGAAACTTTAAACATCATAGGAGACGGAGTTATAATAGACCCCCAGGCTCTTTTTGAAGAAATCGAATATCTGGAGAATTTGGGAGTCAAGGTGGATAATCTCTGCATAAGCGACAGGGCTCATATTATAATGCCTTATCACAAGGTATTGGACGGCCTTGCTGAAGAAGGCAGGGGAGATTCAGACATAGGTACCACTAAAAAAGGTATCGGTCCTTGCTATACGGATAAATTCGAAAGAACCGGAATTAGGGTCTGCGACTTTTTAAATAAAGATACCTTCGTCAAGCTGGCAGGGGATAATATAGATTTTAAAAACGCTATTATAACCAAAATATACAATGAAAAGGCATTAAACAAGCAGCAGATAATAGATGAATACCTGATTTTTGCTGACAGAATGAGGCCTTATGTAAAGGATACCACCGATGTCCTTCACAATGAGATTAAAAAGGGCAGCAAGGTATTGTTCGAAGGCGCCCAGGGCACTCTGCTTGATATAGATTACGGAACTTATCCTTACGTTACATCCTCCCACCCAATATCCGGGGGAGTGTGTGTAGGCGCAGGGGTAGGACCTAAGGCCATTGACAAAGTGGTAGGCGTGTGCAAGGCATACACCACAAGGGTAGGAAAGGGTCCCTTTCCAACAGAATTATTCGATGAAATAGGCGACGGAATAAGGGAAAAGGGCAAGGAATACGGCACTACTACAGGAAGAGCAAGGAGATGCGGCTGGCTGGATTTAGTCATATTGAAATATGCAACCAGGCTTTCCAGCATCACAGACATTGCCGTAACTAAAATAGATACCCTTGCAGGACTTAAAAAGATTAAGGTGTGCGTAGGATATGAGCTCGACGGCAAGGTAATTGATTACTTTCCTGCAAGCCTAGAGATACTTGCTAAATGCAAACCGGTATATGAAGAATTCGACGGTTGGGATGAATCCATTGAGAATGCCAGAAGCTATGATGACCTTCCGGAAAATGCAAAGAAGTATTTAAAGAGAATAGAAGAATTTGCAGAGACTAAGATATCGATAGTTTCCGTAGGACCGGGAAGAGACCATACAATAACTGTATAG
- a CDS encoding selenium metabolism-associated LysR family transcriptional regulator, giving the protein MDFKQIEAFINVAKYRSFSKAAEAVFLSQPTISTHINSLENELDVVLFDRYGKDVQLTPAGILFYDYAINMYNTRNQAFQSIAEFYKKIEGELFLASSTTPTRSVLPEIMGGFTKKFPQVNYRISEMSSNDVISSLLRSEAELGIVGKVIDNDRLIYYELTDDNLVLITPATEKYAKIKDDSVELKSILTEKFILREKNSATRQIFESALENNGLSIAKLNVLSTVNGIDTALQLVKYGLGVTVLSKDAAKEYVDYGMVKSFFIKELPLLRKIYLVKCEKRTLSPQAKAFEAFTLSLYNS; this is encoded by the coding sequence TTGGATTTTAAACAAATTGAGGCATTTATAAACGTGGCAAAATATAGAAGTTTTTCCAAGGCTGCTGAGGCCGTATTTCTTTCACAGCCAACAATAAGCACTCATATTAATTCCTTAGAGAACGAGCTTGATGTTGTGCTTTTTGACAGATACGGCAAAGATGTTCAGCTGACTCCCGCAGGCATACTCTTTTATGACTACGCGATAAATATGTATAATACCAGAAACCAGGCTTTTCAATCCATCGCCGAGTTTTATAAAAAAATAGAAGGCGAGTTGTTTCTTGCCTCCAGCACCACCCCCACCCGCTCCGTGCTGCCCGAAATCATGGGAGGCTTCACAAAAAAATTTCCCCAGGTCAATTACAGAATTTCCGAAATGAGCTCTAATGATGTCATATCAAGCCTTTTACGCTCTGAGGCTGAACTTGGTATAGTGGGTAAAGTCATAGATAATGACCGCCTTATATATTACGAGCTTACAGATGACAATCTTGTACTTATAACACCTGCAACTGAAAAATATGCCAAGATAAAGGATGACAGCGTAGAATTGAAGAGCATACTGACAGAAAAATTCATTTTAAGAGAAAAAAATTCCGCCACCCGGCAGATATTCGAATCTGCCCTTGAAAATAACGGGTTAAGCATTGCAAAATTAAATGTATTATCAACAGTAAACGGCATAGATACCGCCCTGCAGCTTGTCAAATATGGCTTAGGAGTCACAGTATTATCTAAAGATGCGGCAAAGGAATATGTTGATTACGGCATGGTAAAGAGTTTCTTTATTAAGGAGCTCCCCTTATTAAGAAAGATTTATCTTGTAAAATGCGAGAAGCGGACTTTATCTCCTCAAGCTAAAGCTTTTGAGGCCTTTACCCTGTCCTTATACAACTCTTGA
- a CDS encoding ATP-binding protein — protein MNNKYITEIFNDYDKKRAYAEEAAKLRKQDIYKKIPRIQAIDNELSMVGIEIARSIFKKDAPIDVLLENLKQKTIDLKMEKGELLSQNNLSMNYDSPIFECNECQDTGYKGSEKCRCLKQRIINVLYDQSNLKSLLPKENFETFVFDYYSQNRFEDEPLTPRKNMERIFAACINFVQDFDKNDENLFFYGKSGLGKTFLSSCIAKDLIDKGKLVVYQTASNLMEILKTGMFDSSNELAKDKVDNIYECDLLIIDDLGTEYITEFTQMELYNIINKRLLSGKKTLISTNFSLDNIYNTYAERITSRIFGHFSVYKFYGEDIRFKTAELKRRKAKIK, from the coding sequence ATGAATAATAAATACATAACCGAAATATTCAATGATTACGATAAAAAAAGGGCTTATGCTGAGGAAGCTGCAAAGCTTAGAAAGCAGGATATTTATAAAAAAATCCCCCGCATCCAGGCAATAGACAACGAGCTCTCCATGGTGGGAATAGAAATTGCCCGGAGCATTTTTAAAAAGGATGCGCCAATTGATGTGCTTTTAGAAAATTTAAAGCAAAAAACCATAGATTTAAAGATGGAAAAAGGGGAGCTACTGTCGCAGAACAATCTTTCCATGAATTATGATTCACCGATTTTTGAATGTAATGAATGCCAGGATACTGGCTATAAAGGTTCGGAGAAGTGCCGCTGCTTGAAGCAGAGGATAATAAATGTATTGTATGATCAGTCAAATTTAAAGAGCCTTCTTCCCAAAGAGAATTTTGAAACCTTTGTATTTGATTACTACTCCCAGAACAGATTTGAGGATGAGCCCCTTACTCCAAGAAAGAACATGGAGCGAATATTTGCGGCCTGTATAAACTTCGTTCAGGACTTTGACAAAAACGATGAAAATCTCTTTTTTTATGGTAAATCAGGCCTTGGCAAAACTTTTCTTTCAAGCTGCATAGCAAAGGATTTGATCGATAAAGGGAAGCTTGTTGTGTACCAGACGGCTTCAAACCTTATGGAGATATTAAAGACAGGCATGTTTGACTCTAGCAATGAGCTTGCAAAGGATAAGGTAGACAATATATATGAATGCGATTTACTTATAATAGATGATTTAGGTACCGAATACATAACGGAATTTACACAAATGGAGCTTTACAATATAATAAACAAAAGGCTTTTATCAGGCAAAAAGACCTTGATATCCACGAATTTTTCCCTGGATAACATATATAATACATATGCAGAGCGCATAACCTCAAGAATTTTCGGCCATTTCTCGGTATATAAGTTTTACGGAGAGGATATAAGATTCAAGACTGCGGAACTTAAGAGAAGGAAGGCAAAAATAAAATAA
- a CDS encoding Fe-S-containing hydro-lyase: protein MAQHILSSPFDYDLSSVNIGDSVLLKGYIYTGRDAAHKRLYELASENKPLPVELKNQAIYYVGPCPAKPGHIIGPCGPTTSGRVDKYTPLLLDMGLKVMIGKGFRSKEVVDAMIKNSSIYLAAVGGAGSLIAKCVKESSVVAFEDLGTEAIYRLYVENLPTIVAIDTKGNNLYVEGIKKYKR, encoded by the coding sequence ATGGCACAGCATATATTAAGCTCCCCTTTTGATTATGATTTGTCCTCCGTTAATATTGGAGACAGCGTACTCTTAAAAGGTTACATATATACCGGAAGGGATGCCGCCCACAAAAGGCTTTATGAACTTGCTTCAGAGAACAAACCCCTTCCTGTGGAATTAAAAAATCAGGCCATATATTACGTTGGACCCTGTCCTGCAAAGCCGGGGCACATAATCGGCCCCTGCGGCCCCACTACCAGCGGAAGGGTGGACAAATATACCCCTCTTCTTCTTGATATGGGACTAAAGGTTATGATAGGGAAGGGCTTTCGCTCAAAGGAAGTTGTAGATGCAATGATCAAAAACAGCTCCATTTATCTCGCCGCCGTTGGGGGCGCAGGATCACTCATAGCAAAATGCGTTAAGGAATCCTCCGTTGTGGCCTTTGAGGATTTAGGCACAGAAGCCATATACAGGCTTTATGTTGAGAACCTCCCCACAATTGTAGCCATTGATACAAAGGGCAATAATTTATATGTAGAAGGCATAAAGAAATACAAAAGGTAG
- the pgsA gene encoding CDP-diacylglycerol--glycerol-3-phosphate 3-phosphatidyltransferase, producing the protein MNIPNLLTTLRFILVPVFLFVFFSDLPNAAFISSMIFIFAGFTDILDGYIARKFNMVTKWGTLLDPLADKLMALTVLISLTIKDIIPFWVPFIIGIKEGLMVIGGLILLKKGTYVSAASHGKMATVFFYISVLTLEFINRPLGLIFMYITVFAALFALYQYLFSFKKAGQKT; encoded by the coding sequence ATGAATATTCCTAATTTACTTACAACATTGCGTTTCATACTGGTTCCCGTTTTTTTATTTGTCTTTTTTTCTGATTTACCCAATGCAGCTTTTATTTCTTCCATGATTTTTATATTTGCCGGCTTTACGGATATACTGGACGGATACATAGCCCGGAAATTCAATATGGTGACAAAATGGGGCACCTTACTTGATCCCCTTGCGGATAAGCTGATGGCTTTGACTGTGCTCATAAGCCTTACTATCAAGGATATTATCCCTTTTTGGGTTCCTTTTATAATAGGTATAAAAGAGGGACTTATGGTTATAGGCGGCCTTATATTATTGAAAAAAGGTACTTATGTTTCGGCAGCCTCCCACGGCAAAATGGCTACAGTGTTTTTTTACATTTCTGTGCTTACACTGGAATTTATCAATAGACCCTTAGGCCTTATATTCATGTATATAACAGTGTTTGCAGCCCTCTTTGCGCTGTATCAATATCTTTTCAGCTTTAAAAAAGCAGGGCAAAAAACTTAA
- a CDS encoding NAD(P)/FAD-dependent oxidoreductase, which produces MKSEIIIVGAGASGVFSAYELVKINPEAKITVIEKGHVLDMRRCPIDNVKVKSCIHCSVCSIVNGFGGAGSLSDGKYNITNHFGGDLHKYVGGKEALDLMDYVDEVLCSMGGAGAKLYSTASTDLKTKALKYDLHLLDAKVRHFGTDRNVIILTNMYNYLKDKVNFVFNCEVSDIEKIDNEFIVKTKNGEYYGENLILATGRSGSKWISKICDKLGIKTERNRVDIGVRVELPAEVFEHITQDVYESKIVYRTEKYNDLVRTFCMNPHGVVVSENTNGIVTVNGHSYSDESLHTQNTNFALLVSNSFTEPFKNSNEYGESIAKLSNMLGGGVLVQRFGDLVKGRRTNDRRMEKSFTKPTLSATPGDLSLVIPKRQLDNIIEMIYALDKIAPGTANEDTLLYGVEVKFYNSRVEVDNNLETDIKGLYILGDSSGVTHSLSQASASGVYVGRILADKLKNKILG; this is translated from the coding sequence ATGAAATCTGAAATTATAATAGTAGGAGCAGGAGCAAGCGGCGTTTTTTCCGCCTATGAATTGGTTAAGATAAATCCTGAGGCAAAGATTACCGTCATAGAAAAAGGCCATGTACTTGATATGAGAAGGTGCCCCATAGATAATGTGAAGGTAAAATCCTGCATACACTGCAGCGTGTGCAGCATTGTAAACGGTTTTGGAGGAGCCGGCAGTTTATCTGACGGCAAATACAACATAACAAACCATTTTGGCGGAGATTTGCACAAATATGTAGGAGGCAAGGAAGCCTTAGACCTTATGGATTATGTGGATGAAGTTCTTTGCAGCATGGGCGGTGCCGGTGCAAAGCTGTATTCGACGGCCAGCACCGATTTAAAAACCAAGGCTTTAAAATACGACCTGCACTTACTTGACGCCAAGGTAAGGCATTTTGGTACCGACAGGAATGTGATAATCCTTACCAATATGTATAACTATCTTAAAGACAAGGTAAACTTTGTATTTAACTGCGAAGTTTCAGATATAGAGAAAATAGATAATGAGTTTATAGTTAAGACTAAAAATGGCGAATATTATGGCGAGAATTTAATTTTGGCCACCGGCCGTTCAGGTTCAAAGTGGATATCAAAAATTTGCGATAAATTAGGAATAAAGACAGAGAGAAACAGGGTGGACATAGGAGTCCGGGTTGAGCTTCCGGCAGAGGTTTTTGAGCACATAACCCAGGATGTTTATGAAAGCAAAATAGTTTATAGGACAGAAAAATATAACGATCTGGTAAGAACTTTTTGCATGAATCCCCATGGCGTGGTGGTCTCGGAAAATACCAACGGTATTGTAACAGTTAACGGCCACAGCTATTCCGATGAAAGTCTGCATACACAAAACACCAATTTTGCGCTTTTGGTATCCAACAGCTTCACGGAGCCTTTCAAGAACAGCAATGAATATGGTGAATCCATAGCAAAATTAAGCAATATGCTGGGCGGCGGAGTGCTGGTGCAGAGGTTCGGAGATTTGGTCAAGGGCCGCAGAACCAATGATAGAAGGATGGAAAAGAGCTTTACAAAGCCTACTTTAAGTGCTACGCCGGGAGATTTGAGCCTGGTTATACCAAAAAGGCAGCTGGATAATATAATTGAAATGATTTATGCATTGGATAAGATAGCTCCGGGTACGGCAAATGAAGATACATTATTATATGGAGTGGAAGTTAAATTTTATAACTCCAGGGTGGAAGTGGATAACAACTTAGAAACCGACATCAAAGGCTTATATATATTGGGAGACAGTTCGGGAGTGACCCACTCGCTGTCTCAAGCTTCGGCAAGCGGTGTTTATGTAGGCAGGATATTGGCCGACAAGTTAAAAAATAAAATTTTGGGTTAA
- a CDS encoding UDP-N-acetylglucosamine 1-carboxyvinyltransferase gives MEKFLIEGGNQLQGRIVIGGAKNAAVALLPAAIMADDSICTIDNLPNINDVKVLAEIIKELGGKVDESDNQTLSIDSKGITTYKAISENVKKMRASYYLLGAMLGKFGHAEVIYPGGCNIGVRPIDQHIKGFQALGAKVKTEHGIIKVYADRLVGTSIYLDVVSVGATINIMLAACRAEGTTEIENAAKEPHIVDVANFLNSMGANIRGAGTDVIKIKGVRELKGCTYSVIPDQIEAGTFMIAAAATGGDVTIENVIPKHLESITAKLMEMGVEVLEDLDNIRVRGVKKSRGINLKTLPYPGFPTDLQQPMTAVLSVAEGRSIVTESIYEARFKHVDELKRMGANIKVEGRAAIIDGIDRLSGASVKASDLRAGAALMIAGLIAEGNTEISDIKHIDRGYEYIEEKLNSLGANIKRIKSEGEED, from the coding sequence TTGGAGAAATTTCTGATAGAAGGCGGAAATCAATTACAGGGAAGAATTGTAATTGGTGGTGCAAAGAACGCTGCGGTAGCACTGCTTCCGGCTGCCATAATGGCTGATGACAGCATTTGCACAATAGACAATTTACCTAATATAAATGATGTAAAAGTTCTTGCCGAAATAATCAAGGAATTAGGCGGCAAGGTGGATGAGAGCGACAACCAGACGTTGTCAATAGATAGCAAAGGTATTACTACATATAAAGCAATATCTGAAAACGTCAAAAAAATGAGGGCATCATACTATCTTCTTGGAGCCATGCTGGGGAAGTTTGGACATGCAGAAGTTATTTACCCCGGAGGCTGCAATATAGGTGTACGGCCTATTGATCAGCATATAAAAGGCTTTCAGGCATTAGGGGCAAAGGTTAAAACTGAGCATGGCATTATCAAGGTATATGCCGACAGGCTTGTAGGCACTTCTATATATCTGGATGTGGTAAGCGTGGGAGCCACCATTAACATAATGCTTGCAGCCTGCAGGGCAGAAGGAACAACGGAGATAGAAAACGCTGCCAAAGAGCCTCATATAGTAGATGTAGCCAATTTTCTAAACAGTATGGGGGCAAATATAAGAGGTGCAGGAACTGATGTAATCAAAATTAAAGGTGTCAGGGAATTAAAAGGATGTACATACAGCGTTATACCTGATCAGATAGAAGCAGGCACTTTCATGATAGCCGCAGCGGCAACAGGCGGCGACGTAACCATAGAAAATGTAATTCCCAAGCACTTAGAGTCCATCACGGCTAAGCTCATGGAAATGGGCGTGGAAGTTTTAGAGGACTTGGATAATATAAGAGTCAGAGGCGTGAAAAAGTCAAGGGGAATAAATTTAAAAACCCTGCCTTATCCCGGATTTCCTACGGATTTGCAGCAGCCCATGACTGCCGTACTTTCAGTTGCTGAAGGAAGAAGTATTGTAACCGAGAGTATATATGAAGCCAGATTCAAGCATGTTGACGAATTAAAACGCATGGGTGCCAATATAAAGGTAGAGGGTAGGGCAGCCATTATAGACGGTATAGACAGATTATCGGGAGCATCGGTAAAAGCCAGCGATTTAAGAGCGGGAGCCGCTCTCATGATAGCCGGCCTTATAGCTGAAGGGAATACCGAAATAAGCGACATAAAGCATATAGACAGAGGATATGAATATATAGAAGAAAAATTAAATTCCCTGGGGGCTAACATAAAAAGAATAAAATCCGAAGGGGAAGAAGATTAA
- a CDS encoding M23 family metallopeptidase: MIDNSTEHKEKILDVKRAVACTLGVVLITSCVYLYSHNNVDKPVTYLSSNDVIVNLNTLQEIEEIATFYAVTINGEEVGYVDSEESYNAVVEGIKAYNKEQEESTGVEVLNISIKDEIGLKQVEGDKSKVMDTQAMIDFLIAGKGLTIKYEVKSGDSMWRISRNNNISMDEIAALNPGIDLEKLQIGQTINLAVSEPYIDIETTVKAQYDEKIPYTTKYIDDSTLYRGQTEVKEAGKNGIKQVVKEITKLNGKEVVSNVLSTAVIKEPAIRVMSRGTKALVGSGQFLWPLNGTLTSGFGSRSGGYHKGIDIAAPIGSGIYASDGGTVTLAQRYYDYGLLVTIDHGNGYTTYYGHCSKLYVSKGDTVTKGQKIAAVGMTGFTTGPHVHFEIRQNGTAKNPMNYLD; encoded by the coding sequence ATGATTGATAACAGCACAGAGCATAAAGAAAAAATTCTGGATGTTAAAAGAGCTGTTGCATGTACTCTAGGAGTAGTGTTGATAACTTCATGCGTATATCTTTACAGCCATAATAATGTAGACAAGCCTGTAACATATCTAAGCTCCAATGACGTTATTGTCAATCTTAATACATTACAGGAAATTGAGGAAATAGCAACCTTTTATGCAGTTACTATAAATGGAGAAGAGGTTGGTTATGTAGATAGCGAAGAATCTTATAACGCCGTAGTAGAAGGAATAAAAGCTTACAACAAAGAACAGGAAGAAAGTACGGGTGTAGAGGTTTTAAATATATCCATAAAGGATGAGATAGGCCTAAAGCAGGTTGAAGGTGATAAGTCCAAGGTGATGGATACACAGGCAATGATTGATTTTTTAATTGCCGGAAAAGGCCTTACAATAAAATATGAAGTAAAATCAGGGGACTCCATGTGGAGGATATCCAGAAACAACAATATAAGCATGGATGAAATTGCGGCATTGAACCCGGGGATTGACTTAGAAAAGCTGCAGATAGGACAGACTATAAATCTCGCTGTCAGCGAGCCTTATATAGATATTGAAACCACAGTTAAAGCACAATACGATGAAAAAATACCCTATACTACAAAATACATAGATGATAGCACCCTTTATCGTGGACAAACAGAGGTAAAGGAGGCCGGCAAAAACGGCATCAAGCAAGTGGTTAAAGAGATAACAAAATTAAACGGCAAGGAAGTTGTAAGCAACGTATTAAGCACTGCCGTTATTAAAGAGCCTGCAATTCGCGTCATGTCCAGAGGGACAAAAGCCCTTGTGGGCTCGGGGCAATTTTTATGGCCATTGAATGGTACGTTAACTTCCGGTTTTGGTTCAAGAAGCGGAGGTTACCATAAGGGAATAGATATAGCAGCGCCAATTGGAAGTGGTATTTATGCCTCTGACGGAGGTACGGTAACATTGGCTCAGCGTTATTATGATTACGGGCTGCTTGTAACTATAGATCATGGCAATGGATATACTACATATTATGGTCATTGCAGCAAATTATACGTGAGCAAGGGAGACACCGTGACTAAGGGTCAGAAAATTGCTGCTGTGGGAATGACCGGTTTTACAACAGGGCCCCATGTACACTTTGAAATAAGACAAAACGGAACTGCTAAAAATCCGATGAATTACTTAGACTAA
- a CDS encoding S8 family peptidase, which yields MLFFSHKKLDPIVKLKLKEKTERTLPVIVIFKSSLTKGFITSLIKNKGKIKHELGFMNAIAAQLTLDTIDRLSELPEVFSISYDRKARVTLDKTINYVGITNSNPYNLTGRNVTAAIIDTGVYPHADLLRPVKAVTYFKDMVNSINEWYDDNGHGTFMCGLISGSGSMSDGKYKGIAPGCRLIMIKAFNSVGEGSFSDILSSMGWVVENRERYNIKLLCLPFGADVIVPHTEDPLCLGAKAASDTGIIVITSAGNKGPANDSITTPGIEPSSVTVGCCNCRDSNIRNWSISDFSGRGSKKERDTKPDITAPGFGITSLASNSNFIPAGDRRISPPSPEIPYGSVTGTSASAAVATGCIALYLEKSPNLTSKDLKGILKLSCQTINDMKNAQGYGVINMKKLLNE from the coding sequence ATGCTTTTCTTCAGTCATAAGAAGCTGGACCCCATAGTAAAATTAAAATTAAAGGAAAAGACAGAGAGGACTCTGCCTGTGATAGTCATATTCAAATCTTCCCTTACTAAAGGATTTATCACCAGCCTCATAAAAAATAAAGGCAAAATTAAACACGAACTGGGTTTTATGAATGCCATAGCAGCCCAGCTCACCTTGGATACCATAGATAGGCTCTCCGAACTTCCCGAGGTATTCTCAATAAGCTATGACAGAAAAGCCCGTGTGACTTTGGATAAGACTATTAATTATGTAGGTATAACCAACTCCAATCCTTACAATTTAACTGGCAGAAATGTAACTGCCGCCATCATAGATACAGGAGTATATCCTCATGCAGACCTCCTCCGGCCTGTAAAGGCCGTCACTTATTTTAAAGATATGGTAAATTCTATCAATGAATGGTATGATGACAACGGCCATGGCACCTTTATGTGCGGATTGATTTCAGGCAGCGGAAGCATGTCCGACGGGAAATATAAAGGTATAGCACCGGGCTGCCGCCTGATCATGATAAAAGCCTTCAACAGCGTGGGAGAAGGCTCCTTTTCGGATATTTTATCATCTATGGGATGGGTTGTAGAAAACAGGGAAAGGTACAATATAAAGCTTTTATGCCTGCCATTCGGCGCAGATGTGATCGTACCCCATACTGAGGATCCGTTGTGCTTAGGAGCCAAAGCCGCCTCGGATACAGGGATAATTGTCATAACTTCAGCCGGAAACAAAGGCCCGGCAAACGACAGCATAACTACTCCGGGGATCGAGCCTTCCTCTGTAACTGTAGGCTGCTGTAATTGCAGGGATTCAAATATCAGAAACTGGTCCATTTCGGACTTTTCCGGAAGGGGCAGCAAAAAAGAAAGAGATACCAAGCCTGATATCACAGCACCTGGATTTGGAATAACATCCCTAGCATCAAACAGTAATTTTATACCCGCAGGGGACAGGAGAATTTCTCCTCCCTCTCCTGAAATTCCCTATGGCTCTGTAACTGGAACCTCAGCTTCTGCTGCAGTTGCCACAGGATGCATAGCTCTCTATCTTGAGAAGTCTCCTAATCTGACCTCTAAGGATCTAAAGGGAATATTAAAGCTTTCCTGCCAGACCATAAACGATATGAAGAATGCCCAGGGCTATGGAGTTATAAATATGAAAAAGCTTTTAAATGAGTGA